One genomic region from Methanocella sp. encodes:
- a CDS encoding DUF7266 family protein codes for MSDDTGVTSIVEYIVTFIIASILFSIVLLMANSMFIDGPQRTVSKVQFTDIGNDLTAKVVDTYLIAPEPGEYSTTFDVSTTFDMPLTVASNSYMADIGSGNNPNQDDREIDVYSPSNGVSINMTLNGISSTIPVNGSTSSLSGTHRIYYQRK; via the coding sequence TTGAGCGATGATACGGGTGTAACCTCAATCGTGGAATATATCGTGACCTTCATAATCGCATCTATATTGTTCTCGATCGTGCTGCTCATGGCCAATAGCATGTTCATCGATGGGCCCCAGCGGACGGTGTCAAAAGTCCAGTTTACGGACATTGGCAATGACCTGACCGCCAAGGTCGTGGACACATATCTCATCGCCCCCGAACCCGGCGAATATTCCACGACGTTCGACGTTTCCACGACGTTCGACATGCCTCTGACCGTGGCCAGCAATTCCTATATGGCCGACATCGGTAGCGGTAATAATCCGAACCAGGATGACAGGGAGATCGACGTTTATTCGCCTTCCAATGGCGTGTCCATTAACATGACGCTGAATGGCATCAGTTCCACCATACCGGTAAATGGCAGCACGTCCAGCCTCAGCGGCACCCATCGGATATACTATCAACGCAAATAG